One window of the Candidatus Palauibacter soopunensis genome contains the following:
- a CDS encoding adenylosuccinate synthase, whose product MRCVVVVGAQWGDEGKGKIVDVLAEQATIVARYQGGANAGHTVRVGEGADEEEFILHLIPSGILNPDTRCLLGNGVVVDPWVLAREMDALRDRGIDLDGRLGLSRRAHLVLPYHRLLDAAQEDSRGSKKIGTTGRGIGPAYRDKISRTGLRVGDLRNLDRTREIVAGAAVRANVTLAGLGDERRVDADEVMSQLETVRPTMVALLTDAGDEIRGGLASGGRVLLEGAQGALLDIDHGTYPFVTSSTTTAGGAASGVGIGPTLIDEVIGVVKAYITRVGEGPLPTELPEAEAERLRQLGGEFGATTGRPRRPGWFDGSVARYAAGVNGLTGLAVTKLDVLDTFETIRLSTGYELDGAPIASFPDSVADLARVRPVYERWAGWNTDTTGCRTLGDLPDPARRYLARIEEVCATPIRFVGVGAARRETIALSAAAAA is encoded by the coding sequence GTGCGTTGCGTCGTTGTGGTGGGGGCGCAGTGGGGAGACGAAGGGAAGGGGAAGATCGTGGACGTGCTCGCGGAGCAGGCCACGATCGTGGCGCGCTATCAGGGGGGCGCGAACGCGGGGCACACGGTGCGCGTGGGCGAGGGGGCGGACGAGGAGGAGTTCATCCTCCACCTCATCCCCTCCGGGATCCTGAATCCGGACACGCGCTGCCTCCTCGGCAACGGGGTCGTCGTGGATCCGTGGGTGCTGGCGCGGGAGATGGACGCGCTCCGGGACCGCGGGATCGATCTCGACGGGCGCCTGGGGCTGAGCCGGCGCGCGCATCTCGTCCTCCCCTATCACCGGCTGCTCGATGCGGCGCAGGAGGACAGCCGGGGCTCGAAGAAGATCGGGACGACGGGGCGGGGAATCGGTCCGGCGTACCGCGACAAGATCTCCCGCACGGGGCTCCGCGTCGGCGATCTGCGCAACCTGGACCGCACGCGCGAGATCGTGGCGGGGGCGGCCGTGCGCGCGAACGTCACGCTGGCGGGACTCGGCGACGAGCGCCGCGTGGACGCGGACGAGGTGATGTCGCAATTGGAGACGGTCCGCCCGACGATGGTGGCGCTGTTGACGGACGCGGGGGACGAGATCCGCGGCGGGCTCGCTTCGGGGGGGCGGGTCCTGCTCGAGGGGGCGCAGGGGGCGCTCCTCGACATCGACCACGGGACGTATCCGTTCGTCACCTCCTCGACGACGACGGCGGGCGGCGCCGCTTCCGGAGTCGGGATCGGGCCCACGCTGATCGACGAGGTGATCGGCGTGGTGAAGGCCTACATCACGCGCGTGGGCGAAGGCCCGCTGCCGACGGAACTCCCGGAGGCGGAGGCCGAACGCCTGCGGCAGCTCGGCGGCGAGTTCGGCGCGACCACCGGCCGCCCCCGCCGCCCCGGCTGGTTCGATGGCAGCGTCGCCCGCTATGCGGCCGGCGTGAACGGCCTCACCGGCCTCGCGGTCACGAAGCTGGACGTGCTCGACACGTTCGAGACGATCCGGCTCTCGACCGGCTACGAACTCGACGGGGCGCCGATCGCCTCGTTCCCGGACTCCGTCGCGGATCTCGCCCGCGTGCGTCCGGTGTACGAGCGCTGGGCGGGCTGGAACACGGACACGACCGGGTGCCGGACCCTCGGCGACCTCCCGGATCCCGCCCGCCGCTACCTCGCCCGGATCGAGGAGGTTTGCGCCACGCCGATCCGCTTCGTGGGTGTCGGCGCCGCCCGGCGCGAGACGATTGCGCTGTCCGCGGCGGCCGCCGCCTGA